A region of Deltaproteobacteria bacterium DNA encodes the following proteins:
- a CDS encoding YqgE/AlgH family protein, with amino-acid sequence MVNGIRNRWLPLLGIAFTFSLFHLGTWSDAGQSYPVKKGALLVAQPKISASIFKESVVLITHHSKKNGTQGLIINKPSGHSPDDILPPDSGAEKLYEKLFIGGPVILAAPTLLIDTEIPPEGAIKIFSHVYLSMSLHKVLNEENSKRHSELRIYAGMSSWAPGQLEREIARGDWLLLRPDSKMVFSENPEVIWEKLIKRYEEGGRGILI; translated from the coding sequence ATGGTTAACGGGATACGAAATCGATGGCTGCCGCTGCTCGGTATTGCCTTTACCTTTTCCCTCTTTCACCTGGGAACATGGAGTGATGCAGGTCAATCCTATCCCGTTAAAAAAGGAGCCCTCCTTGTAGCTCAACCAAAAATCAGCGCTTCTATCTTTAAAGAATCGGTTGTACTCATCACCCACCACAGCAAAAAGAACGGGACTCAGGGCCTCATTATCAACAAACCGAGCGGCCATTCTCCCGATGACATTCTTCCACCCGATTCAGGGGCTGAAAAGCTCTATGAGAAGCTCTTCATCGGCGGCCCTGTTATTCTGGCGGCGCCTACCCTTCTCATCGATACGGAAATCCCCCCGGAAGGCGCTATTAAAATCTTCAGCCATGTTTATTTAAGCATGTCCCTCCATAAGGTTTTAAATGAAGAAAACAGCAAGAGGCATTCCGAGCTAAGGATATACGCCGGAATGTCGAGTTGGGCTCCGGGCCAGCTGGAGAGGGAAATTGCCAGAGGGGACTGGCTTCTTTTGCGTCCCGACTCAAAAATGGTATTCAGTGAAAATCCGGAAGTTATCTGGGAAAAATTGATAAAAAGATACGAAGAGGGAGGACGAGGAATACTCATATAA